From the genome of Palaemon carinicauda isolate YSFRI2023 chromosome 6, ASM3689809v2, whole genome shotgun sequence, one region includes:
- the LOC137642290 gene encoding uncharacterized protein: MYKLVIIAIVAAVAAAQNPALAPLTRLSLQDIQRVMADAPRVRFIVSCLVAKKSCPEDELADPMQVLVSSWASSNSICGACSPDDQRKTKAMISILQQQYNTEYQKVAQAYGLL; this comes from the exons ATGTACAAGCTCGTAATCATCGCAATTGTAGCAGCTGTGGCCGCGGCCCAGAACCCTGCTCTAGCTCCCCTGACTCGCCTTAGCCTTCAAGACATCCAGAGAGTCATGGCTGACGCACCACGCGTCAGATTCATCGTGAGCTGTCTGGTTGCAAAGAAGTCCTGCCCCGAAGATGAACTAGCTGACCCCATGCAAG TTCTGGTCAGCAGCTGggcctcttccaactccatttgcgGAGCGTGTTCCCCTGATGACCAGCGCAAGACAAAGGCTATGATCTCCATCCTCCAGCAGCAGTACAATACCGAATACCAGAAAGTAGCCCAGGCCTATGGCCTCCTGTAA
- the LOC137642291 gene encoding uncharacterized protein has protein sequence MRSLFILLAVVAAAYSQINLGILETMSQDEVRTLMQNKQRVKFNVNCLIADTSPQQCFQDPLHLPLRNAVTAFASDRSICKSCNGDQRRKVALILSRLQQDYTQEYNQLARKFGFS, from the exons ATGAGGTCTCTGTTCATCCTGCTGGCTGTGGTTGCTGCAGCTTACAGCCAAATCAACCTCGGCATTCTCGAAACCATGTCTCAGGATGAAGTCCGAACACTCATGCAGAATAAACAGAGAGTCAAGTTTAATGTCAACTGCCTGATAGCCGATACATCCCCCCAACAGTGCTTCCAGGatcctctccatctacctctgcgtA ATGCTGTGACAGCCTTCGCCAGTGACCGATCCATCTGCAAGAGTTGTAATGGAGACCAGAGGCGCAAGGTGGCTCTGATCCTCTCCAGACTTCAACAAGACTACACTCAGGAATACAACCAACTCGCAAGAAAATTCGGCTTCTCTTAA